One genomic segment of Sphingorhabdus sp. M41 includes these proteins:
- the hflC gene encoding protease modulator HflC, which translates to MKRIMQNPVALGVIIIAALFILLNTIVIVPETRQGVVVQLGEPKRIVNRYQSGEAFGETGAGLIAKIPFFEQIVWIDKRIRDVEMEQQQVLSTDQLRLQVDAFARFRITDPLRMYIAAGSEERVSEELRPILGSALRNELGKRPFAALLSPERGQVMDNIQAGLNRVARQYGAEIVDVRIKRADLPDGTPLDSAYQRMRTARDQEARTIRAQGAKQAQIIRAEADASAARTYAESFGKDANFYDFYRAMKSYETTFQGGGPNDPQSSFVLSPDNEYLRQFRGR; encoded by the coding sequence ATGAAACGGATAATGCAAAATCCCGTTGCGCTTGGCGTAATCATCATCGCCGCGCTGTTCATCCTGCTCAACACTATCGTCATCGTGCCGGAAACCCGGCAGGGCGTCGTAGTCCAGCTTGGTGAACCCAAGCGAATCGTCAATCGTTACCAGTCCGGGGAAGCCTTTGGCGAAACCGGTGCGGGTCTTATCGCCAAGATTCCGTTTTTCGAACAGATCGTGTGGATCGACAAGCGTATCCGCGACGTCGAGATGGAACAGCAGCAAGTGCTGTCCACCGACCAGCTGCGCTTGCAGGTTGATGCCTTTGCCCGCTTCCGGATCACCGATCCGCTGCGCATGTATATCGCTGCAGGCAGCGAAGAGCGCGTCTCTGAGGAACTCCGACCAATTCTAGGCTCGGCCCTGAGAAACGAACTCGGCAAGCGTCCGTTTGCGGCTCTTCTGAGTCCGGAACGCGGCCAGGTGATGGACAATATCCAGGCCGGTCTCAACCGGGTTGCGCGCCAATATGGTGCGGAGATTGTCGACGTGCGGATCAAGCGCGCCGACCTGCCCGACGGCACGCCACTCGACAGCGCCTATCAACGGATGCGGACCGCGCGTGACCAGGAAGCGCGGACCATCCGTGCGCAAGGCGCAAAGCAGGCGCAGATCATTCGTGCTGAAGCCGATGCCAGCGCCGCCCGGACCTATGCAGAAAGCTTTGGCAAGGATGCGAATTTCTATGATTTCTACCGCGCCATGAAGAGCTATGAAACGACATTCCAGGGTGGTGGTCCGAATGATCCGCAAAGTTCGTTCGTGCTTTCGCCTGACAATGAATATCTGCGTCAGTTCCGGGGCCGATAG
- a CDS encoding helicase HerA-like domain-containing protein, which translates to MADATEIFLGLGGDERQSLNLSRANRHGLIAGATGTGKTVTLQGLAESFSANGVPVFVADVKGDLSGVSMAGSSQFKHADKLEGRAKDLGMSDYAYSDNPAIFWDLYGKQGHPIRTTISEMGPLLLARLMDLNDTQEGVLNIVFRFADEEGLLLLNLDDLQSMLAYTAENAKQLSAKYGNVSKASVGAIQRQLLQLDSQGAGQFFGEPALEIDDFIKCDDQGRGYINILAADQLMRSPKLYATFLLWLLAELFETLPEIGDPTKPKLVFFFDEAHLLFDDAPKALEDKIEQVVRLIRSKGVGVYFVTQNPVDIPQEVAGQLGNRVQHALRAFTPRDKKAIKAAADTFRINPDLDVEQAITELRVGEALVSTLMEDGAPSIVQRTLIKPPRSRLGPVSVKERAIINSISPYDGKYDEEIDRNSAEEILAQKVIDATETAREVEEKGEEEVGKRSRKTKSIWEKAFSRGAKVAVGSAAGMAASTMLGKKSRADPMRSGVTSAVGSVVTDLAGPVAGRFVRNLIGGLMR; encoded by the coding sequence ATGGCCGATGCAACAGAAATTTTTCTCGGACTGGGCGGTGACGAACGGCAAAGCCTCAATCTGTCCCGAGCCAACCGGCACGGACTGATTGCCGGAGCGACCGGCACTGGTAAAACCGTCACTTTGCAAGGGCTTGCCGAGAGCTTTTCCGCCAATGGCGTGCCGGTCTTTGTTGCCGACGTCAAAGGTGACCTCTCCGGCGTTTCGATGGCCGGCTCCTCGCAATTCAAACATGCCGACAAGCTGGAAGGACGTGCCAAGGACCTTGGAATGAGCGACTATGCCTATTCTGACAATCCGGCAATTTTCTGGGACCTATATGGCAAACAGGGCCATCCCATCCGGACCACGATCTCGGAAATGGGGCCGCTGCTGCTCGCTCGCTTGATGGACCTGAACGACACGCAGGAAGGCGTGCTGAATATTGTCTTCCGCTTTGCCGATGAAGAGGGATTGCTGCTGCTGAACCTCGATGATCTGCAGTCGATGCTCGCTTATACGGCAGAAAATGCGAAGCAACTGTCCGCCAAATATGGCAATGTCAGCAAGGCCAGCGTCGGCGCAATCCAGCGTCAGTTGCTGCAGCTGGACAGTCAGGGCGCAGGCCAGTTTTTCGGCGAACCCGCTCTGGAAATTGATGATTTCATCAAATGCGATGATCAGGGACGCGGCTATATCAACATACTCGCCGCCGATCAGCTGATGCGCAGCCCGAAACTATATGCGACATTCCTGCTCTGGCTGCTCGCCGAACTGTTCGAAACATTACCGGAAATCGGTGATCCGACAAAGCCGAAGCTGGTGTTCTTCTTCGACGAAGCCCATCTGCTGTTCGACGACGCACCCAAGGCACTCGAGGACAAGATTGAGCAGGTCGTGCGCCTGATCCGGTCCAAGGGCGTTGGCGTCTATTTCGTTACCCAGAACCCCGTTGATATACCTCAAGAGGTTGCTGGCCAGCTCGGCAACCGGGTGCAACATGCCCTGCGCGCCTTCACCCCGCGCGACAAAAAGGCGATCAAGGCGGCTGCCGATACTTTCCGCATCAACCCCGATCTGGATGTCGAGCAAGCCATTACCGAATTGCGCGTTGGCGAAGCGCTGGTGTCAACCTTGATGGAAGACGGTGCGCCATCGATTGTCCAGCGGACCCTGATAAAACCGCCCCGCTCTCGACTGGGACCGGTTTCGGTCAAGGAACGCGCGATCATCAATTCGATCTCGCCCTATGATGGCAAATATGACGAAGAGATAGACAGAAATAGTGCCGAGGAGATCCTGGCGCAAAAAGTCATCGACGCCACGGAAACCGCGCGGGAAGTTGAGGAAAAAGGCGAAGAAGAAGTTGGCAAGCGCTCACGCAAGACCAAAAGCATCTGGGAAAAAGCCTTCAGCCGCGGTGCGAAGGTCGCCGTGGGGTCAGCAGCAGGTATGGCGGCTTCGACGATGCTCGGTAAAAAATCCCGGGCGGACCCGATGCGGTCAGGCGTGACTTCTGCAGTCGGGTCGGTGGTTACCGATCTTGCCGGGCCGGTTGCCGGACGCTTCGTGCGCAACCTGATCGGCGGGCTGATGCGTTGA
- the hemH gene encoding ferrochelatase, translated as MRETGPLPNDHPLVAAKKIGLLLVNLGTPDAPEKKAVKRYLKQFLSDKRVVEIPSIIWQPILRGIILNTRPAKSAEAYGLVWTEDGSPLASYTRKQSDKLDGRMDGVMVHWAMRYGNPSIASRLDAMKAEGCDRILIAPLYPQYSGATTASVHDAVFDAVAAMRWQPAIRLLPAYHDDPAYIDALATSLERDIATLDFVPDAIVASFHGMPQRTLELGDPYHCHCQKTARLLSEKMGRELVVAFQSRFGRAKWLEPATDTTLEALPGQGKKNIAIFAPGFSSDCLETCEELAIRGKEQFQAAGGEKFAYLPCLNDSETGIDMLETLVRRELSGWI; from the coding sequence ATGCGTGAAACCGGACCATTGCCAAACGACCATCCGCTGGTCGCAGCTAAGAAAATCGGCCTTTTACTGGTCAATCTCGGTACGCCCGATGCGCCGGAGAAAAAGGCCGTCAAACGCTATCTCAAACAGTTTCTGTCGGACAAAAGGGTGGTCGAGATACCATCAATCATATGGCAGCCGATTTTGCGCGGGATCATTCTCAACACCCGACCGGCTAAATCTGCTGAAGCTTATGGTTTGGTGTGGACCGAAGACGGCTCGCCGCTGGCTTCCTACACCCGAAAGCAGTCAGACAAGCTCGATGGCAGAATGGACGGCGTGATGGTCCACTGGGCGATGCGCTACGGCAATCCGAGCATCGCTTCCCGGCTGGATGCAATGAAAGCCGAGGGCTGCGATCGCATTTTGATCGCGCCGCTCTACCCGCAATATAGTGGTGCCACCACGGCGAGCGTGCATGATGCGGTGTTCGACGCGGTTGCTGCCATGCGCTGGCAACCGGCGATCCGGCTGCTCCCCGCCTATCATGATGACCCGGCCTATATCGATGCGCTGGCGACCAGTCTGGAGCGCGATATCGCAACGCTGGATTTTGTGCCCGACGCAATTGTCGCCAGCTTCCACGGCATGCCGCAGCGCACGCTGGAACTCGGCGACCCCTATCATTGCCACTGCCAGAAGACCGCGCGTCTACTGTCCGAGAAAATGGGCCGGGAACTGGTTGTGGCTTTCCAGTCGCGCTTTGGCCGGGCGAAATGGCTCGAGCCCGCAACCGACACGACGCTGGAAGCCCTGCCGGGCCAGGGAAAGAAAAATATCGCGATATTCGCGCCCGGCTTCTCCAGCGATTGTCTGGAAACCTGCGAGGAACTGGCGATACGGGGCAAGGAGCAGTTTCAAGCCGCCGGCGGCGAGAAATTCGCCTATCTGCCGTGCCTCAACGATAGCGAGACGGGCATAGATATGCTGGAGACCCTGGTACGACGGGAATTGTCCGGGTGGATCTAG
- a CDS encoding acyl-CoA thioesterase, with amino-acid sequence MSSVSHHHSIAIEASDIDFMGHVNNANYLTWVQDAVVAHWQKFAPSEAVAAHLWVAIKHEITYRKPAFLDDDVIAEVLLEKVHGARAFYSTIIRRGEEVLAEVQSSWCCIDADTLRPTRLAKDIVARFFG; translated from the coding sequence CATCACAGCATTGCCATCGAGGCATCCGACATTGATTTCATGGGACATGTAAACAATGCCAACTACCTGACGTGGGTGCAGGACGCAGTGGTAGCACATTGGCAGAAATTTGCCCCTTCCGAAGCTGTTGCAGCCCATCTCTGGGTAGCAATCAAGCACGAGATTACCTATCGCAAGCCCGCTTTTCTGGATGATGACGTTATCGCCGAAGTGTTGCTCGAAAAAGTGCACGGGGCACGGGCATTTTACAGCACGATCATTCGTCGTGGCGAAGAGGTGCTTGCCGAAGTGCAATCGAGCTGGTGCTGTATCGATGCCGATACCTTGCGCCCGACCCGTCTGGCGAAAGATATCGTCGCCCGTTTTTTCGGGTAG
- a CDS encoding ribbon-helix-helix domain-containing protein, whose translation MDLEKPELFHPPVKRSITIAGHQTSISLEPLFWDMLKAASDSRGLPVNALVARIDVERIAAAQPPGLATAIRLWLTNDMLGKTTQAD comes from the coding sequence GTGGATCTAGAAAAGCCCGAACTGTTCCATCCTCCGGTCAAGCGCAGCATCACCATTGCCGGGCATCAAACCTCCATTTCGCTGGAGCCGTTGTTCTGGGATATGCTGAAAGCGGCGTCGGATAGTCGCGGCCTGCCGGTCAATGCATTGGTGGCGCGAATCGACGTCGAACGCATTGCAGCGGCACAGCCGCCGGGCCTTGCGACAGCCATCCGCTTGTGGCTGACCAATGATATGCTTGGAAAAACGACTCAAGCCGACTAA
- a CDS encoding Do family serine endopeptidase gives MRYSYGISAALLLAGSAATLTGVVPAGAQTAANDSSVMRNVVPRAGAPMSFADLTEQLQPAVVNISTTQRVRVTNNNPFAGTPFDGLFGNRQGGNGGGQTREAQSLGSGFIISADGYVVTNNHVVAPGNRNATIESITVIMPDRTEYEAELVGRDAASDIAVLKIKANKPLPFVKFGDSTGARVGDWVIAIGNPFGLGGTVTTGILSAIHRNTGQGGAYDRFLQTDASINRGNSGGPMFDLNGNVIGINNAIISPTGGNVGIGFAIPAEVAAPIVETLKAGQTIERGYLGVQISALSEDLADSLGLEKNRGEFVQRVEPGEAAQKAGIQAGDVITKVHGKAITPDQTLSYLVANLPIGTEVPIELIRNGKTIKVNAKLGKRPSEEELAGSTFDPDAEDNAMGQDDDGTSAQATADALGLSVIDLTPAIARQIGVPSTQKGVVVTTVNPNSDAGQKGIRRGFLITSVNRQPVTSAAELDQAISNAKRSNREAVLLQVRRGARDPQFVAVRLQDD, from the coding sequence GTGCGTTACTCTTACGGAATTTCAGCAGCTTTGCTTTTGGCCGGCAGTGCAGCAACCCTGACCGGCGTCGTCCCGGCTGGAGCACAAACCGCCGCCAATGACAGCTCGGTGATGCGCAATGTCGTGCCGCGCGCAGGCGCGCCGATGAGCTTTGCGGATCTGACAGAACAATTGCAGCCTGCTGTGGTCAATATTTCGACCACCCAGCGCGTTAGGGTGACCAACAACAATCCTTTTGCGGGCACGCCTTTTGACGGCCTGTTCGGCAATCGTCAGGGCGGCAACGGTGGGGGGCAAACCCGCGAGGCACAATCGCTGGGATCCGGATTCATCATCTCGGCCGATGGCTATGTCGTAACCAACAACCATGTGGTGGCACCGGGCAACCGCAACGCGACTATCGAATCCATCACCGTGATCATGCCGGATCGTACCGAATATGAAGCCGAACTGGTTGGCCGCGATGCGGCATCCGATATCGCGGTACTCAAGATCAAGGCGAATAAGCCCCTGCCATTCGTCAAATTTGGCGACAGCACTGGCGCCCGGGTTGGCGACTGGGTCATTGCCATCGGCAATCCCTTCGGTCTTGGCGGAACTGTGACCACAGGCATTCTTTCTGCGATCCACAGGAACACTGGACAGGGCGGCGCTTATGATCGTTTCCTGCAAACCGATGCATCGATCAACCGCGGCAATAGTGGCGGGCCAATGTTCGACCTCAACGGCAATGTCATCGGCATCAACAACGCGATTATCTCGCCAACCGGCGGCAATGTCGGCATCGGCTTTGCTATCCCCGCAGAAGTCGCTGCTCCGATCGTCGAAACGCTGAAAGCCGGCCAGACAATCGAGCGCGGTTATCTTGGTGTGCAGATCAGCGCCCTTTCGGAAGACTTGGCCGACTCACTCGGTCTGGAAAAAAATCGCGGCGAATTCGTCCAGCGGGTCGAACCCGGTGAAGCGGCACAGAAAGCCGGTATTCAGGCAGGTGACGTGATCACCAAGGTGCACGGCAAGGCCATTACACCGGACCAGACCCTGTCCTATCTGGTTGCCAATCTGCCGATTGGCACAGAAGTTCCGATCGAGCTGATCCGCAACGGCAAGACCATCAAGGTCAATGCAAAGCTTGGTAAACGTCCATCCGAAGAGGAACTGGCCGGAAGCACATTCGATCCTGATGCCGAAGATAATGCAATGGGTCAGGATGACGATGGCACCAGCGCGCAGGCAACCGCCGATGCACTGGGATTGTCTGTGATCGATCTGACTCCGGCAATCGCACGGCAGATCGGTGTGCCGTCGACGCAAAAAGGTGTTGTCGTAACCACGGTTAATCCGAACAGCGATGCCGGCCAAAAAGGAATTCGGCGCGGATTTCTGATCACCAGCGTCAACCGCCAACCTGTGACGAGCGCGGCCGAACTGGATCAGGCCATCAGCAATGCGAAACGGTCAAATCGCGAAGCAGTGCTGCTACAGGTCCGTCGCGGCGCTCGCGATCCGCAATTTGTCGCGGTGCGCCTGCAGGACGATTAA
- a CDS encoding CoA-binding protein, translated as MLLEKDQDIAGLLTATRRIALVGASAKPERASNRIFKFLLEQGYDVVPVNPGLAGQQLHGETVVESLSLVTGEIDMVDIFRNSAAAGDVVDEAIAVGAKSVWMQLGVINQAAARRAIEAGLKVVMDRCPKIDIPRLGLLK; from the coding sequence ATGCTGCTGGAAAAAGATCAGGACATAGCGGGATTGCTTACAGCGACGCGGCGCATCGCTCTGGTCGGAGCGTCGGCGAAGCCTGAACGAGCAAGCAATCGGATATTCAAATTCCTTCTCGAACAGGGTTATGACGTGGTGCCGGTCAATCCCGGCCTCGCTGGCCAGCAATTGCATGGAGAGACGGTGGTCGAATCGTTGTCCCTGGTCACGGGCGAGATTGATATGGTCGATATTTTTCGCAACTCAGCCGCTGCCGGTGATGTGGTCGACGAGGCTATCGCGGTGGGCGCGAAATCGGTCTGGATGCAGCTTGGCGTCATCAACCAAGCTGCGGCCAGACGTGCAATCGAAGCGGGCCTCAAGGTTGTCATGGACCGTTGCCCGAAAATCGATATTCCCCGGTTGGGCCTGCTGAAGTAA
- a CDS encoding xanthine dehydrogenase family protein molybdopterin-binding subunit: protein MAVETDKDRVEETSTGLNRRKFLIGGGAAAGLVVAWAIWPRSYEPNIAATENEQIFGAFLKISENGQVTVVVPQSEMGQGVYTVLPQILADELGADWRTVAVEPAPINPLYNNSLLAEQWADSLMPAGTEKLSENAAFRWVAQNVKIREKFMVTADSTSIPAFAASFREAGAAARILLTKAAAAQWDVAWEACTVENGIISHGGKTLRFGELIRDAVTQTLPDPVPLRPAGTGNLTGQDVPRLDLPSKLDGSANFAGDVRLPDMVFAAIRQGPIGETRLKSFNRGGASKITGFIDVVKGEKWIAAVATNWWAANRALDKMSPVFETRGFMADSDKIDTALRKALDDGPGIRFISRGETKGMFTEENLLQARYHADAALHAPIETRTATAEYKDGGLELWMATQAPAAAVQAAAKMLNIGQDRVTLYPMLSGGSFDRNLDNEIAGQVALIARKMGRPVQLVWSRAEDLMHDHYRAPSQARLDAAMAKAGRVEAMQIKIAAPPSAREQARRLFDGMGNVEAMRSSVGEADKKAVAGLDVPYDIPNLTVDHHSAFVGVPTGNWRSNAHSSNVFYLESFIDELAAKAGIEPLSFRMQMMNNQPRLARCLTSVAAMSGWDGGLEQSGQGIACHSMRGGYIAVIASASRGGSGLEVRRISATVDIGRIIHPDIARQQIEGGIVFGLAMALGSATRFEKGLPTAKRLRDLSLPRLAEIPPIQIEFIRSEEEPVGYEELGVPAVAPAVANALFSATGVRLRQLPLFGEVS, encoded by the coding sequence ATGGCGGTTGAAACAGACAAGGACCGGGTCGAAGAAACATCCACTGGATTGAACCGTCGCAAATTCCTGATCGGAGGCGGCGCGGCAGCCGGTCTGGTGGTAGCATGGGCAATATGGCCGCGCAGCTATGAGCCCAATATTGCCGCGACCGAGAATGAGCAGATCTTTGGCGCTTTTCTGAAAATATCCGAGAATGGGCAGGTTACGGTGGTCGTGCCGCAAAGCGAAATGGGGCAGGGTGTCTATACCGTTCTGCCGCAAATTCTCGCCGACGAACTGGGTGCGGACTGGCGAACAGTCGCGGTTGAACCCGCACCGATCAACCCGCTTTACAACAATAGTCTGCTGGCCGAGCAATGGGCGGATAGCCTGATGCCCGCAGGCACTGAAAAATTGTCCGAAAATGCCGCATTTCGATGGGTTGCGCAGAATGTAAAGATCCGCGAGAAATTCATGGTGACGGCAGATTCCACTTCAATCCCTGCTTTCGCGGCCAGTTTTCGCGAGGCCGGAGCAGCAGCGAGAATATTGCTGACCAAGGCGGCAGCGGCCCAATGGGATGTTGCCTGGGAAGCCTGCACGGTCGAAAATGGGATTATCTCCCACGGCGGCAAGACATTGCGGTTCGGGGAACTGATCCGCGATGCAGTCACCCAGACCTTGCCGGATCCCGTGCCGCTGCGACCAGCCGGCACCGGCAATTTGACCGGACAGGACGTTCCCCGCCTTGATTTGCCTAGCAAACTTGATGGATCTGCCAATTTTGCCGGTGACGTCCGGCTGCCGGACATGGTTTTCGCCGCAATCCGGCAGGGTCCAATTGGCGAAACCCGCCTGAAATCCTTCAACCGCGGCGGGGCCAGCAAGATCACCGGCTTTATCGACGTGGTCAAAGGCGAAAAATGGATCGCCGCTGTCGCCACCAACTGGTGGGCGGCCAACCGGGCATTGGACAAAATGAGCCCTGTGTTCGAAACCAGAGGCTTCATGGCCGATAGCGACAAGATCGACACGGCTTTGCGCAAGGCACTGGATGACGGGCCGGGGATTCGCTTCATATCTCGCGGTGAAACCAAGGGCATGTTTACCGAAGAGAATCTGTTACAGGCTCGCTATCACGCCGATGCTGCGCTGCATGCGCCGATCGAGACGCGGACGGCGACCGCGGAATATAAGGATGGTGGTCTGGAGCTGTGGATGGCCACCCAGGCACCAGCGGCAGCAGTTCAGGCGGCTGCCAAAATGCTGAATATCGGTCAGGACCGCGTCACCCTTTACCCGATGCTGAGCGGCGGCTCGTTCGACCGCAATCTCGACAATGAAATCGCCGGGCAGGTAGCGCTGATCGCCAGGAAAATGGGCCGGCCGGTGCAACTGGTCTGGTCCCGGGCCGAAGATTTGATGCACGATCATTATCGGGCGCCAAGCCAGGCACGGCTGGATGCTGCCATGGCCAAGGCTGGCCGCGTTGAAGCGATGCAGATCAAGATTGCCGCTCCGCCATCGGCGCGGGAACAGGCCAGACGCCTGTTCGACGGGATGGGCAATGTAGAAGCGATGCGGTCTTCCGTCGGCGAAGCGGATAAAAAGGCGGTGGCCGGTCTCGACGTGCCCTATGATATTCCCAATCTGACCGTCGATCACCATAGCGCCTTCGTCGGCGTGCCGACCGGCAACTGGCGCAGCAACGCCCATAGCAGCAACGTCTTCTATCTGGAATCGTTCATCGATGAGCTGGCTGCCAAGGCTGGTATCGAGCCCTTGTCCTTTCGCATGCAGATGATGAACAACCAGCCGCGGCTTGCCCGTTGCCTGACCAGTGTTGCTGCCATGTCCGGTTGGGATGGCGGTCTGGAGCAGAGCGGTCAGGGCATCGCCTGTCACAGTATGCGCGGTGGCTATATTGCCGTTATTGCAAGCGCCAGCAGGGGTGGCAGTGGTCTGGAGGTTCGCCGCATTTCGGCTACGGTCGACATCGGCCGGATCATCCATCCCGATATTGCGCGGCAACAAATTGAAGGCGGAATTGTCTTTGGACTGGCGATGGCGCTTGGGAGCGCGACCCGGTTTGAAAAGGGACTGCCGACGGCCAAGCGTCTGCGCGACCTGTCGCTGCCGCGACTGGCCGAAATACCGCCGATCCAGATTGAATTTATCAGAAGCGAAGAAGAGCCCGTCGGTTATGAAGAGCTCGGTGTTCCCGCTGTTGCACCTGCAGTGGCCAACGCCTTGTTCTCGGCAACCGGCGTCCGGCTTCGGCAATTACCACTTTTCGGGGAAGTATCCTAA
- the hflK gene encoding FtsH protease activity modulator HflK produces the protein MSGPWGNNGDSGNDGGNGGGPRNPWGNPPGGSSGGGRKGAGSLEELFKKGTGGGFKGGIPKRPGGRSWWPLMAIGFIILWVLLTSIHRVSPQERGVVTFLGSYSRTLQPGLHFSLPTPLEQVVKLDVEDIRTIDIPEGESEKLILTGDQNIVDLAYSVRWNIKAPELFLFQIAEPEETIKEVAEAAMRAAVANFTLDDTIGSERTEIEQQVEQNMQQLLDGYGAGVVIRGIAIKKADPPAAVNDAFKEVSAAQQTAQTYLNEARAYAQQLTAQAQGESAAFDKVYEEYRLAPTVTRQRMYYETMERVLSKVDKTVVEVKGVTPYLALPELKKRAQQPAITTVEGK, from the coding sequence ATGTCCGGCCCCTGGGGCAATAACGGCGACAGCGGCAATGATGGTGGCAACGGCGGCGGTCCCCGCAACCCGTGGGGCAACCCTCCTGGCGGATCTTCCGGTGGCGGCCGCAAGGGTGCCGGTTCTCTCGAAGAACTGTTCAAAAAGGGCACTGGCGGTGGTTTCAAGGGCGGCATTCCAAAGCGTCCCGGCGGACGGTCCTGGTGGCCTCTCATGGCAATCGGCTTCATCATCCTCTGGGTATTGCTGACAAGTATTCACCGTGTCAGCCCGCAGGAACGCGGCGTCGTGACATTTCTGGGTTCCTATTCGCGAACCCTGCAGCCTGGCCTGCACTTTTCCCTTCCCACTCCGTTGGAGCAAGTCGTCAAACTCGACGTCGAGGACATCCGGACGATCGATATTCCCGAAGGAGAATCCGAAAAGCTGATCCTGACCGGCGATCAGAATATCGTCGATCTGGCCTATTCGGTACGTTGGAATATCAAGGCGCCGGAACTGTTCCTGTTCCAGATCGCCGAACCGGAAGAAACGATCAAGGAAGTCGCGGAAGCCGCAATGCGGGCAGCCGTGGCCAATTTCACGCTGGATGACACAATTGGTTCCGAACGGACCGAAATCGAACAGCAGGTCGAACAGAATATGCAACAGCTGCTCGATGGCTACGGCGCTGGCGTGGTCATTCGCGGTATCGCCATCAAGAAAGCCGATCCCCCCGCTGCGGTCAACGATGCGTTTAAGGAAGTGTCCGCCGCGCAGCAGACAGCGCAAACCTATCTCAACGAAGCGCGTGCCTATGCACAACAGCTGACCGCCCAGGCGCAGGGTGAATCGGCCGCCTTTGACAAGGTCTACGAAGAATATCGACTTGCTCCGACGGTGACGAGACAGCGGATGTATTATGAAACAATGGAGCGCGTATTGTCCAAGGTCGACAAGACGGTGGTCGAAGTGAAAGGCGTGACGCCTTATCTGGCCCTGCCGGAACTGAAGAAACGCGCGCAGCAACCCGCGATTACAACCGTGGAGGGCAAATAA
- a CDS encoding Mrp/NBP35 family ATP-binding protein, whose product MTDISTIETALDGVAKGRFSAVKYTEGRVTLVLNVGGLDVRERGQIEIAVKGSLLALDGVEKVDIAMTAEKVERRLIAVASGKGGVGKSTLSANLAIAMQRLGRKVGMVDADIYGPSQPRLLHCEGQRPEAEGKQLIPVPNDYDVPVLSMGHLAKPGQAIAWRGPMAGKALEQLIDAHWGDVEELIVDMPPGTGDVQLSMMQNHKPVGAVIVSTPQDLALMDATRAVDLFNQAKIPIIGMVENMAGYQCPHCGEVSDPFGAGGAEAAAKTMGMPFLGRIPLDIEIRKSSDGGTPPACGDDVHGQAFRDIAKKLATWLDNQ is encoded by the coding sequence ATGACCGATATTTCCACAATTGAGACAGCGCTCGACGGCGTTGCCAAGGGCCGTTTCAGCGCCGTAAAATACACCGAAGGCCGCGTCACTCTGGTGCTGAACGTCGGCGGATTGGACGTGCGTGAGCGTGGCCAGATCGAGATTGCCGTCAAGGGCAGCCTGCTGGCCTTGGACGGTGTCGAGAAAGTCGACATCGCGATGACAGCCGAGAAAGTCGAGCGCCGTCTGATCGCCGTGGCCAGCGGCAAAGGCGGGGTCGGCAAGTCGACGCTTTCCGCCAATCTGGCAATTGCCATGCAGCGCTTGGGCCGCAAGGTCGGGATGGTGGATGCCGATATATACGGGCCGTCGCAGCCGCGCCTGCTTCACTGCGAGGGGCAGCGTCCCGAAGCCGAAGGCAAGCAGCTGATTCCGGTGCCCAATGACTATGATGTGCCGGTGCTGTCGATGGGCCATCTGGCGAAACCCGGACAGGCAATCGCCTGGCGCGGACCGATGGCGGGCAAGGCGCTCGAGCAGCTGATCGACGCGCATTGGGGTGATGTCGAGGAACTGATCGTCGACATGCCGCCAGGCACCGGCGATGTACAATTGTCGATGATGCAGAATCACAAGCCGGTTGGCGCGGTGATCGTTTCGACGCCGCAGGACCTGGCACTGATGGATGCCACCCGTGCGGTCGATCTGTTCAATCAGGCAAAGATTCCGATCATCGGCATGGTCGAGAATATGGCCGGCTATCAATGCCCGCATTGCGGCGAAGTGAGCGATCCTTTCGGGGCAGGCGGTGCCGAAGCGGCTGCGAAGACAATGGGCATGCCCTTCCTTGGTCGTATTCCGCTGGATATCGAAATTCGCAAGTCGAGCGATGGCGGAACGCCACCGGCTTGCGGCGATGATGTGCACGGACAGGCTTTCCGTGATATTGCCAAAAAGCTCGCGACATGGCTGGATAACCAATAG